From Pelomonas sp. SE-A7, a single genomic window includes:
- a CDS encoding Hsp70 family protein, giving the protein MSSSPHSFCAIDFGTSNSAVAIPGAEGMALVELEAGQRTMPTAVFYYAEGRHDADGPPRAFGRAAVAAYVDGVDGRLMRSMKSILGSSLIDQTTDVGGGRGAKYFDIVAGYLKRLKRVAEAQAGHGIGRAVLGRPVFFVDGEPERDAAAQASLEAAAHAVGFGEVHFQFEPIAAAFDYESRIDRERLVLVADIGGGTSDFSVVRVGPERMRRLDRRDDILANHGVHIAGTDFDRHVELASILREFGYRSFGPPRADGVALEVPSGVYFDLATWHLINTVYSPQRVAELRSMRTFYAEPRHHQRLMTVLEERLGHELVGRAEQAKIDVSGGGDAEIDLGLIEAGLQVHLSEATAIESLDADIDRIVAAGQETVAQAGLKPEQIDALYFTGGSTGLRLLAERIAAGFPAADSVRGDRFASVATGLGLHAARLFAT; this is encoded by the coding sequence ATGAGCAGCAGTCCCCATTCCTTCTGTGCGATCGACTTCGGCACGTCCAATTCGGCCGTGGCGATTCCGGGCGCCGAAGGCATGGCCCTGGTCGAGCTGGAGGCCGGGCAGCGAACGATGCCGACGGCGGTCTTCTATTACGCCGAGGGCCGGCATGACGCCGACGGCCCGCCACGCGCCTTTGGCCGTGCAGCCGTGGCGGCCTATGTGGACGGCGTGGACGGCCGCCTGATGCGCTCGATGAAGAGCATCCTCGGCTCCTCGCTGATCGACCAGACCACCGACGTGGGCGGTGGCCGCGGCGCCAAGTACTTCGACATCGTGGCCGGCTACCTCAAGCGCCTCAAGCGCGTGGCCGAGGCCCAGGCCGGCCATGGCATTGGCCGCGCCGTGCTGGGCCGGCCGGTGTTCTTCGTCGATGGCGAGCCGGAGCGCGATGCCGCGGCCCAGGCCTCGCTGGAGGCGGCGGCCCATGCCGTGGGTTTTGGCGAGGTGCATTTCCAGTTCGAGCCGATTGCGGCGGCCTTCGACTACGAGAGCCGGATCGACCGCGAGCGCCTGGTCCTGGTCGCCGACATTGGCGGCGGCACCTCGGACTTCTCGGTCGTGCGCGTGGGGCCCGAGCGCATGCGGCGCCTGGACCGCCGCGACGACATCCTGGCCAACCACGGCGTCCACATCGCCGGCACCGACTTCGACCGCCATGTGGAGCTGGCCAGCATCCTGCGCGAGTTCGGCTACCGGTCGTTCGGCCCGCCGCGTGCCGATGGCGTAGCGCTGGAAGTGCCCAGCGGCGTTTACTTCGACCTGGCCACCTGGCACCTGATCAACACGGTCTACAGCCCGCAGCGCGTGGCCGAGCTGCGCAGCATGCGGACCTTCTATGCCGAGCCGCGCCACCACCAGCGCCTGATGACGGTGCTGGAGGAGCGCCTGGGCCATGAGCTGGTCGGTCGGGCCGAGCAGGCCAAGATCGACGTCTCCGGCGGCGGCGACGCCGAGATCGACCTGGGCCTGATCGAGGCGGGACTGCAGGTCCACCTGAGCGAGGCCACGGCCATAGAGTCGCTGGACGCCGACATAGACCGCATCGTGGCGGCCGGACAGGAGACCGTGGCCCAGGCCGGCCTGAAGCCGGAGCAGATCGACGCGCTCTATTTCACCGGTGGCTCGACCGGCCTGCGCCTGCTGGCCGAGCGCATTGCGGCCGGCTTCCCCGCGGCCGACAGCGTGCGCGGCGACCGGTTTGCCTCGGTGGCCACCGGTCTCGGTCTGCACGCCGCACGGCTGTTTGCCACCTGA
- a CDS encoding LysR family transcriptional regulator produces MAKQTPELRHELLWGQLHALTVIAQLGSFTKTAQRLGLSKAAVSQRIAELERALGQQLVLRTTRSVRLTEAGRELVEQTEASFSHITGSLGRLRDAVGQPRGLLRVTAPVALGRQHVAPLLASFFQRYPEIRIELDLSDRLVPLAQEGFDLAVRHTSSPPDSHVAVKLCASKALLLASPAYLKARGEPRHPEELAAHDCLPYLRPGPAQWLFEKRGQRLRIPVQGPLRAGNSEILRDAALAGLGLALLPDFSAGPALRSGGLVEVLADWKPVGFFGDAIYAVHPWSSTTPRPLKLLIEHLRQHLGAGF; encoded by the coding sequence ATGGCCAAGCAAACACCGGAACTGCGGCATGAGCTGCTGTGGGGTCAGCTGCATGCGCTGACCGTGATCGCCCAGCTGGGCAGCTTCACCAAGACCGCCCAGCGGCTGGGCCTGTCCAAGGCCGCGGTCAGCCAGCGCATCGCCGAGCTGGAGCGGGCCCTGGGCCAGCAGCTGGTGCTGCGCACCACGCGCTCGGTGCGGCTGACCGAGGCGGGCCGCGAACTGGTGGAGCAGACCGAGGCCAGCTTCTCCCACATCACCGGCAGCCTGGGCCGGCTGCGCGATGCCGTGGGCCAGCCGCGCGGCCTCTTGCGGGTCACCGCGCCGGTGGCCCTGGGCCGCCAGCATGTGGCGCCGCTGCTGGCCTCGTTCTTCCAGCGCTACCCGGAGATCCGCATCGAACTGGACCTCAGCGACCGCCTGGTCCCCTTGGCCCAGGAGGGCTTTGACCTGGCGGTGCGCCACACCAGCAGTCCGCCGGACTCGCATGTGGCCGTCAAGCTCTGCGCATCCAAGGCCTTGCTGCTGGCCAGCCCGGCCTATCTGAAGGCTCGGGGCGAGCCGCGCCATCCGGAGGAGCTGGCCGCTCACGACTGCCTGCCGTACCTGCGGCCCGGTCCGGCCCAATGGCTGTTCGAGAAGCGTGGCCAGCGGCTGCGGATTCCCGTCCAAGGTCCCTTGCGCGCCGGCAACAGCGAAATCCTGCGCGACGCGGCCCTGGCCGGCCTGGGCCTGGCCCTGCTGCCCGATTTCAGCGCCGGGCCCGCGCTGCGCAGCGGCGGCCTGGTGGAGGTGCTGGCGGACTGGAAGCCGGTGGGCTTCTTCGGCGATGCCATCTACGCGGTCCATCCCTGGAGCAGCACCACGCCCCGGCCGCTCAAGCTCCTGATCGAGCACCTGCGGCAACACCTAGGTGCAGGCTTCTGA
- a CDS encoding prolyl oligopeptidase family serine peptidase: MSSSSSSKRWAMSALALAAALAFGGASAAESQVYQQPSAEIRAVLDAKGLPGHSISPDQKTLASIELKRYRNIAELARPILRLAGKRIDAAASSPQLTANIESLKLRELTNAGAPEREVKLPAGGTFSSLRWSPDGKRFLLNRRTANATELWLGDVATAKVQQVKGIKLNTILEADVAWLNSDEIVVLTVPDKRGPAPQFEAPTGPSIQESMGRVSPERTLQDLLKNSQDEALFTHVATSALRRVKLSTGASHEIGTPGVYASLQAVGTSGTLITERLVAPYSYQVTWNDFGRQVELRDAGGKLLRDLGRIKLKESVPVEGVITGPRNYWSSPLADGAVYWVEALDGGDQKNKVPFRDKLMRLDPPYQGEGKEVHRTVGRLAGLSFVEGGNRAIVGDVDRDKLWIAGDLITLDGSAKPQRLQDRSMRDRYGDPGQPLTRVLANGRGVVRVDGGDKLIFVGQGASREGDLPFIDSYSLKEGKATRLFRSGQTHYERPMTLLADGRVLTSRESYTEPPNLVLRSGADFSQMQALTSNADPAPQLRNIKRELVKFKRADGVELSFWLYLPPDYKAGERRPTFVWAYPLEFTDASTAGQVSGSANRFTTVTGASPLMLLLDGYVVLMDATMPVVGDPKTVNDSFVEQITSNAKAIIDKAAELGVSDPKQMVVGGHSYGAFMTANLLAHNDLFKAGIARSGAYNRTLTPFGFQSERRTYWEAQDVYLRLSPFNYADKLKEPILLIHGESDDNPGTFPIQSARLYQALAGTGGNVRYVVLPHESHGYSARESIGHTLREMSDWMKRQTSDPRAPK, translated from the coding sequence ATGAGCAGTAGCAGCAGCAGCAAGCGATGGGCGATGTCGGCCCTGGCCCTGGCGGCCGCCCTGGCCTTTGGCGGAGCAAGCGCCGCCGAGTCCCAGGTCTACCAGCAACCCTCGGCCGAAATCCGCGCCGTGCTGGATGCCAAGGGTCTGCCCGGCCATTCGATCTCGCCGGACCAGAAGACCCTGGCCAGCATCGAGCTCAAGCGCTATCGCAACATTGCCGAACTGGCCAGGCCCATCCTGCGCCTGGCCGGCAAGCGGATCGACGCCGCTGCCAGCAGCCCGCAGCTGACCGCCAACATCGAGTCCCTCAAGCTGCGCGAGCTGACCAACGCCGGCGCCCCCGAGCGCGAGGTCAAGCTGCCGGCCGGAGGCACTTTCTCGTCGCTGCGCTGGTCGCCGGACGGCAAGCGCTTCCTGCTGAACCGCCGCACGGCCAATGCCACCGAGCTGTGGCTGGGCGACGTGGCCACGGCCAAGGTCCAGCAGGTCAAGGGCATCAAGCTCAATACCATCCTCGAGGCCGACGTGGCCTGGCTGAACTCCGACGAGATCGTCGTGCTGACCGTGCCGGACAAGCGCGGCCCGGCGCCGCAGTTCGAGGCGCCGACCGGCCCGTCCATCCAGGAGTCCATGGGCCGCGTCTCGCCCGAGCGCACGCTGCAGGACCTGCTGAAGAACAGCCAGGACGAGGCCCTGTTCACCCATGTAGCCACCTCGGCGCTGCGCCGCGTCAAGCTCAGCACCGGCGCCTCGCATGAGATCGGCACGCCCGGCGTCTACGCCAGCCTGCAAGCCGTCGGCACGAGCGGCACCCTGATCACCGAACGCCTGGTCGCGCCCTACAGCTACCAGGTCACCTGGAACGACTTCGGCCGCCAGGTCGAGCTGCGCGACGCCGGCGGCAAGCTGCTGCGCGACCTGGGGAGAATCAAGCTGAAGGAAAGCGTGCCGGTCGAAGGCGTGATCACCGGCCCCCGCAACTACTGGAGCTCGCCGCTGGCGGATGGCGCGGTCTACTGGGTCGAGGCCCTGGACGGCGGCGACCAGAAGAACAAGGTGCCGTTCCGCGACAAGCTGATGCGCCTGGACCCGCCCTACCAGGGCGAGGGCAAGGAAGTGCACCGCACCGTCGGCCGCCTGGCCGGCCTGAGCTTCGTCGAGGGCGGCAACCGCGCCATCGTCGGCGACGTCGACCGCGACAAGCTGTGGATCGCCGGCGACCTGATCACGCTGGACGGCAGTGCCAAGCCGCAGCGCCTGCAGGACCGCTCGATGCGCGACCGCTACGGCGACCCGGGCCAGCCGTTGACCCGCGTGCTGGCCAATGGCCGTGGCGTGGTTCGCGTCGATGGCGGCGACAAGCTGATCTTTGTCGGCCAGGGGGCCAGCCGCGAAGGCGACCTGCCCTTCATCGACAGCTACAGCCTCAAGGAAGGCAAGGCGACACGCCTGTTCCGTTCCGGCCAGACGCATTACGAGCGCCCGATGACGCTGCTGGCCGATGGCCGCGTGCTGACCAGCCGCGAGAGCTATACCGAGCCGCCCAATCTGGTGCTGCGCAGCGGTGCCGACTTCTCGCAGATGCAGGCCCTGACCAGCAACGCCGACCCTGCTCCACAGCTGCGCAATATCAAGCGCGAGCTGGTCAAGTTCAAGCGGGCCGATGGCGTCGAGCTGTCGTTCTGGCTCTACCTGCCGCCCGACTACAAGGCCGGCGAACGCCGCCCGACCTTCGTCTGGGCCTATCCGCTGGAATTCACAGACGCCTCGACCGCCGGCCAGGTCAGCGGCTCGGCCAACCGCTTCACCACGGTGACCGGCGCCAGCCCGCTGATGCTGCTGCTGGACGGCTATGTGGTGCTGATGGACGCCACCATGCCGGTGGTGGGTGATCCCAAGACGGTGAATGACAGCTTTGTCGAGCAGATCACCTCCAATGCCAAGGCCATCATCGACAAGGCGGCCGAGCTGGGTGTCAGCGATCCCAAGCAGATGGTGGTCGGCGGCCACAGCTACGGTGCCTTCATGACGGCCAACCTGCTGGCCCACAACGACCTGTTCAAGGCCGGCATCGCGCGCAGCGGCGCCTACAACCGCACGCTGACGCCGTTCGGCTTCCAGAGCGAGCGCCGCACCTACTGGGAGGCCCAGGACGTCTACCTGCGCCTGTCGCCGTTCAACTATGCGGACAAGCTCAAGGAACCCATCCTGCTGATCCACGGCGAGAGCGACGACAACCCGGGCACCTTCCCTATCCAGAGCGCGCGCCTTTACCAGGCCCTGGCCGGTACCGGCGGCAATGTGCGCTACGTGGTGCTGCCGCATGAGTCGCACGGCTACTCGGCCCGCGAGTCGATCGGCCACACGCTGCGCGAGATGAGCGACTGGATGAAGCGCCAGACCAGCGATCCGCGCGCACCCAAGTAA
- a CDS encoding GGDEF domain-containing protein, with the protein MQSAVPQEVAAVSTADLLAQARAAQAESRMEAGLQLASQAWSHAQSQGLLAEQIEAGRLRCFFLLRRGQLADMLAAAEALLPLQRAGGANQGLCEMLRWVALSAADQGDFETALAAAQEGRAAAQEMGDLRLEAVALNGLGMVFERMGDPWQAEQLMTEAAALVRQQATPFEQVVALNNLWTVAMGSFHLLRDVGREAESQQALQRALQLGRQVRPPVRELGDPYAAALSDSHLGETLLQLNQLDEAGVFLDSAQQLCQRHGFLALAGRVGCLRAELALARGHADAAYAALGRLLQDMVAKSNLQELRRLHATAYRCAKRLGLEAQALRHLEARTLLEKRRASAQLIAQSRYVASRIEARRQRAPDAPGLPEDAAQLRDPLTDLGNRRLMEQRLPELLAEAQARNAPLTLALVDLDHFSSINAQHGAAVGDQVLQALARMLQDNTRGSDLLLRYGGEEFLVVLPDTVPDRAVEVCERIRHCVEAYAWSELAPGLDVTLSIGLATAPPHSTDLLVARAESAMYRAKHLGRNRVALA; encoded by the coding sequence ATGCAGTCCGCAGTCCCCCAGGAAGTCGCGGCCGTTTCGACGGCCGACCTGCTAGCGCAGGCCCGCGCAGCCCAGGCGGAGTCGCGCATGGAAGCCGGCCTGCAGCTGGCTTCGCAAGCCTGGTCCCATGCCCAGTCGCAAGGCCTGCTGGCCGAGCAGATCGAGGCCGGCCGGCTGCGCTGCTTCTTCCTGCTCAGGCGTGGCCAGCTGGCCGACATGCTGGCCGCGGCCGAAGCCCTGCTGCCCTTGCAGCGCGCCGGCGGCGCCAACCAGGGTCTGTGCGAGATGCTGCGCTGGGTGGCCCTGTCGGCCGCCGACCAGGGCGACTTCGAGACGGCCCTGGCCGCCGCCCAGGAAGGCCGTGCCGCGGCCCAGGAGATGGGCGATCTGCGGCTCGAAGCGGTGGCCCTGAACGGCCTGGGCATGGTCTTCGAACGCATGGGCGACCCCTGGCAGGCCGAGCAGCTGATGACCGAGGCCGCTGCCCTGGTGCGCCAGCAGGCCACGCCTTTCGAGCAGGTCGTGGCCCTGAACAACCTCTGGACCGTGGCCATGGGCAGCTTCCACCTGCTGCGCGACGTGGGCCGCGAGGCCGAATCGCAGCAGGCCCTGCAGCGCGCCCTGCAATTGGGCCGCCAGGTCCGTCCCCCTGTGCGCGAGCTGGGCGACCCCTATGCCGCCGCGCTGAGCGACAGCCATCTGGGCGAGACTCTTCTGCAGCTGAACCAGCTGGACGAGGCCGGCGTGTTCCTGGACAGCGCCCAGCAGCTCTGCCAGCGCCATGGTTTCCTGGCCCTGGCCGGCCGCGTCGGCTGCCTGCGGGCCGAGCTGGCCCTGGCCCGCGGCCATGCCGATGCTGCCTATGCGGCGCTGGGCCGCCTGCTGCAGGACATGGTGGCCAAGTCCAATCTGCAGGAGCTGCGCCGTCTGCATGCCACGGCCTACCGCTGTGCCAAGCGCCTGGGCCTGGAGGCGCAGGCCCTGCGCCACCTCGAGGCCCGCACGCTGCTGGAGAAGCGCCGTGCCAGTGCCCAGCTGATCGCCCAATCGCGCTATGTCGCCAGCCGCATCGAGGCGCGACGCCAGCGAGCACCCGACGCGCCCGGCCTGCCTGAAGACGCCGCACAGTTGCGCGACCCGTTGACCGACCTGGGCAACCGCCGCCTGATGGAGCAGCGGCTGCCCGAGCTGCTGGCCGAGGCGCAGGCGCGCAATGCGCCGCTGACACTGGCCCTGGTTGATCTCGACCACTTCAGCAGCATCAATGCCCAGCATGGTGCTGCCGTCGGCGACCAGGTGCTGCAAGCCCTGGCCCGCATGCTGCAAGACAACACCCGCGGCAGCGATCTGCTGCTGCGCTACGGCGGCGAGGAATTCCTGGTCGTGCTGCCGGACACGGTGCCGGACCGGGCGGTCGAGGTCTGCGAACGGATACGCCACTGTGTGGAGGCCTACGCCTGGTCCGAGCTGGCGCCGGGCCTGGACGTGACGCTGAGCATTGGCCTGGCCACCGCGCCCCCGCATTCGACCGATCTGCTGGTGGCGCGCGCCGAGAGCGCCATGTACCGCGCCAAGCACCTGGGCCGCAACCGCGTCGCCCTGGCCTAG
- a CDS encoding queuosine precursor transporter encodes MTQQPRSYKYYDLIMAAFVTVLLCSNLIGAAKAATLTLPLLGQVTFGADLMFFPLSYIFGDILTEVYGYGRDRRVVWAGFGALVFAAFMAFVVVQLPPAQNEFMAVYQTQIEGVFGNTWRIVAGSMIAFCCGSFVNSFVMAKMKIITRGKHLWARTIGSTVVGQFVDTSFFFVIAFWGIWPQEQLIAVTITQYLFKTCWEAAMTPITYKVVGFLKRVEDEDYYDRQTNFNPFSLKV; translated from the coding sequence ATGACCCAGCAGCCGCGCAGCTACAAGTACTACGACCTGATCATGGCCGCCTTCGTCACGGTGCTGCTGTGCTCCAACCTGATAGGCGCGGCCAAGGCGGCCACCTTGACCCTGCCGCTGCTGGGCCAGGTGACCTTCGGCGCCGACCTGATGTTCTTCCCGCTGTCCTACATCTTTGGGGACATCCTGACCGAGGTCTACGGCTACGGCCGCGACCGCCGCGTGGTCTGGGCCGGCTTCGGCGCGCTGGTGTTCGCGGCCTTCATGGCTTTCGTGGTCGTGCAGCTGCCGCCGGCGCAGAACGAGTTCATGGCGGTCTACCAGACCCAGATCGAGGGCGTGTTCGGCAACACCTGGCGCATCGTGGCCGGCTCGATGATCGCCTTCTGCTGCGGCAGCTTCGTCAACAGCTTCGTGATGGCCAAGATGAAGATCATCACCCGGGGCAAGCATCTTTGGGCGCGCACCATAGGCTCGACCGTGGTCGGCCAGTTCGTCGACACCAGCTTCTTCTTCGTGATCGCCTTCTGGGGCATCTGGCCGCAGGAGCAGCTGATTGCCGTGACCATCACCCAGTACCTGTTCAAGACCTGCTGGGAGGCGGCGATGACACCCATCACTTACAAGGTGGTCGGCTTCCTAAAGCGGGTCGAGGACGAGGACTACTACGACCGGCAGACCAACTTCAATCCGTTCAGCCTCAAGGTCTGA
- a CDS encoding CoA-acylating methylmalonate-semialdehyde dehydrogenase, with the protein MTAPYTRSEDVTHHIAGQPVAATSGRSQAVYNPATGAVSRQLQLASTDDVEKAVAAAKAAFPAWADAPPLRRARVMFKFLELLNQKRDEIAAMITAEHGKVFTDAQGEVTRGIDIVEFACGIPQLLKGDYTEQVSTGIDNWTMRQPLGVVAGITPFNFPFMVPMWMAPLAIATGNAFILKPSERDPSPSLFIAELFKQAGLPDGIFNVVQGDKVAVDALLHHPDVRALSFVGSTPIAQYIYETGARHGKRVQALGGAKNHMVVMPDADIEQAVDALIGAAYGSAGERCMAISVAVLVGDVADKIVPKLAERARTLKIKNGMELDAEMGPIVTREARDRIENYIRIGVEEGAQLVVDGRGHQVAGHEDGFFTGGTLFDNVKPTMRIYKEEIFGPVLVCVRAHDFAEAVQLVNDHEYGNGVACFTSDGNVAREFARRIQVGMVGINVPIPVPMAWQGFGGWKRSLFGDMHAYGEEGVRFYTKQKSVMQRWPASISKGAEFVMPTSR; encoded by the coding sequence ATGACCGCCCCCTACACCCGCAGCGAAGACGTCACCCACCACATTGCCGGCCAGCCGGTGGCCGCTACCTCGGGCCGCAGCCAGGCGGTCTACAACCCGGCCACCGGGGCCGTGAGCCGCCAGCTGCAGCTGGCCAGCACCGACGACGTCGAGAAGGCCGTGGCCGCCGCCAAGGCTGCCTTCCCGGCCTGGGCCGATGCGCCGCCGCTGCGCCGGGCCCGCGTGATGTTCAAGTTCCTCGAGCTGCTGAACCAGAAGCGCGACGAGATCGCCGCCATGATCACGGCCGAGCACGGCAAGGTCTTCACCGATGCCCAGGGCGAGGTGACCCGCGGCATCGACATCGTCGAGTTCGCCTGCGGCATTCCCCAGCTGCTCAAGGGCGACTACACCGAGCAGGTTTCCACCGGCATTGACAACTGGACGATGCGCCAGCCGCTGGGCGTGGTGGCCGGCATCACGCCGTTCAACTTCCCCTTCATGGTGCCCATGTGGATGGCGCCGCTGGCCATCGCCACCGGCAATGCCTTCATCCTCAAGCCCAGCGAGCGCGACCCCTCGCCCAGCCTGTTCATCGCCGAGCTGTTCAAGCAGGCCGGCCTGCCCGACGGCATCTTCAACGTGGTCCAGGGCGACAAGGTCGCCGTCGATGCCCTGCTGCACCATCCCGACGTCCGGGCCCTGAGCTTCGTCGGCTCCACGCCCATCGCCCAGTACATCTACGAGACCGGCGCCCGCCACGGCAAGCGGGTGCAGGCCCTGGGCGGCGCCAAGAACCACATGGTGGTGATGCCCGATGCCGACATCGAGCAGGCGGTCGATGCGCTGATTGGCGCGGCCTACGGCTCGGCCGGCGAGCGCTGCATGGCGATTTCGGTGGCGGTGCTGGTCGGCGACGTGGCCGACAAGATCGTGCCCAAGCTGGCCGAGCGCGCCCGCACGCTGAAGATCAAGAACGGCATGGAGCTGGATGCCGAGATGGGCCCCATCGTCACCCGCGAGGCCCGCGACCGCATCGAGAACTACATCCGCATAGGCGTCGAGGAAGGCGCCCAGCTGGTGGTCGACGGCCGCGGCCACCAGGTGGCCGGCCATGAGGACGGCTTCTTCACCGGCGGCACGCTGTTCGACAACGTGAAGCCGACCATGCGCATCTACAAGGAAGAAATCTTCGGCCCGGTGCTGGTCTGCGTGCGGGCCCATGACTTCGCCGAGGCGGTGCAGCTGGTCAACGACCATGAATACGGCAACGGCGTGGCCTGCTTCACCAGCGACGGCAACGTGGCGCGCGAATTCGCCCGCCGCATCCAGGTCGGCATGGTGGGCATCAACGTGCCCATTCCGGTGCCCATGGCCTGGCAGGGCTTCGGCGGCTGGAAGCGCAGCCTGTTCGGCGACATGCATGCCTATGGCGAAGAGGGCGTGCGCTTCTATACCAAGCAGAAGAGCGTGATGCAGCGCTGGCCGGCCAGCATTTCCAAGGGCGCCGAGTTCGTGATGCCCACCAGTCGCTGA
- a CDS encoding D-amino acid dehydrogenase yields MKVVVLGAGIIGISTAWYLLEQGHEVTVVDRQDDAALETSFANGAQISVCFCEPWANAGAPFKVAKWLLRDDSPLLFRPRLDPAQWRWGLSFLTQCTTAAFERNVESLVQLGRYSHASLKALVNETGIEYDRIERGILHFFSSQEDFDNGVAAAEIMRSHGVDRRVLDHDQVLEIEPALAGFQGRVYGGTYTPSDESGDARVFTQKLARLCAERGATFLYGHDVLGLERQGQSISSVQIRSRATGRAEALKADAFVTAMASYTPALLKPLGEFLNIYPAKGYSATLKLKKPEAASVVSLLDDTRKIAISRLGDSIRIAGTAELSGFDLNLNSATAKVRCDALVRRYEELFPGVADLSERNYWTGLRPSTPTNIPYIGRSKKASNLWINAGHGTLGWTHGAGSGRALAELMAGRRPEMDFGFYGDVQTAAPIRSMATA; encoded by the coding sequence ATGAAAGTCGTCGTTCTCGGGGCCGGCATCATCGGCATCAGCACCGCCTGGTATCTGCTGGAGCAGGGCCATGAGGTGACCGTGGTCGACCGCCAGGACGACGCGGCGCTGGAAACCAGTTTCGCCAACGGCGCCCAGATCTCGGTCTGCTTCTGCGAGCCCTGGGCCAATGCCGGCGCGCCATTCAAAGTGGCCAAGTGGCTGCTGCGCGATGACTCGCCGCTGCTGTTCCGTCCCCGCCTGGACCCGGCCCAATGGCGCTGGGGCCTGTCCTTCCTGACTCAGTGCACGACGGCGGCCTTCGAGCGCAACGTCGAGAGCCTGGTCCAGCTGGGCCGCTACAGCCATGCTTCGCTGAAGGCCCTGGTCAACGAGACCGGCATCGAATACGACCGCATCGAGCGCGGCATCCTGCACTTCTTCTCCAGCCAGGAAGACTTCGACAACGGCGTGGCCGCGGCCGAGATCATGCGCAGCCATGGCGTGGACCGCCGGGTGCTGGACCATGACCAGGTGCTGGAGATCGAGCCGGCGCTGGCCGGCTTCCAGGGCCGCGTCTATGGCGGCACTTACACGCCCAGCGACGAATCCGGCGACGCCCGCGTGTTCACCCAGAAGCTGGCTCGGCTGTGCGCCGAGCGCGGTGCCACCTTCCTGTACGGCCATGACGTGCTGGGCCTGGAGCGCCAGGGCCAGAGCATCAGCTCGGTGCAGATCCGCTCGCGCGCCACGGGCCGCGCCGAGGCGCTCAAGGCCGATGCCTTCGTCACCGCCATGGCCAGCTACACGCCGGCCCTGCTCAAGCCGCTGGGCGAATTCCTCAACATCTACCCGGCCAAGGGCTACTCGGCCACGCTGAAGCTGAAGAAGCCCGAGGCCGCCAGCGTGGTGAGCCTGCTGGACGACACCCGCAAGATCGCGATCTCGCGCCTGGGCGATTCGATCCGCATCGCCGGCACAGCCGAGTTGTCGGGCTTCGACCTGAACCTGAACAGCGCCACGGCCAAGGTACGCTGCGACGCCCTGGTGCGCCGCTACGAGGAGCTGTTCCCCGGTGTGGCCGATCTGAGCGAGCGCAACTACTGGACCGGACTGCGTCCCAGCACGCCGACCAACATCCCCTACATCGGCCGCAGCAAGAAGGCTTCGAACCTGTGGATCAATGCCGGCCATGGCACGCTGGGCTGGACGCATGGTGCCGGCTCGGGCCGCGCGCTGGCCGAGCTGATGGCCGGCCGCCGCCCGGAGATGGACTTCGGCTTCTACGGCGACGTGCAGACGGCGGCCCCGATCCGCAGCATGGCCACGGCCTGA
- a CDS encoding YecA family protein, whose product MNAPKPPAKSHARPAPIAKPSLKPLSEAEMERLQSLLDKLPAPLEPLDISMLDGYLCGVLLQPKAVSDAQWLPAVFDSEGREPPAGLDLAPARGLILRRHKELNQAIANRQWFDPWVFELDEEADLSETLMPWVAGFALATELFPALMQQDGLALLEPLAMLYMHLDPEDLEDADELLEEIESLEPPEDLEAAVESLVVATLLLADVSRPQREASMKTAARRPPPRKGPPRGRY is encoded by the coding sequence ATGAATGCGCCCAAGCCCCCTGCAAAAAGTCACGCCCGCCCTGCCCCCATCGCCAAGCCCAGCCTGAAGCCGCTGAGCGAAGCCGAGATGGAGCGGCTGCAGTCCCTGCTAGACAAGCTGCCCGCACCGCTGGAGCCGCTGGATATCAGCATGCTCGACGGCTACCTCTGCGGCGTGCTGCTGCAGCCCAAGGCGGTGTCCGATGCGCAATGGCTGCCGGCCGTGTTCGACAGCGAAGGCCGCGAGCCGCCGGCCGGCCTCGATCTCGCGCCCGCCCGCGGCCTGATCCTGCGCCGCCACAAGGAGCTGAACCAGGCCATCGCCAACCGCCAATGGTTCGACCCCTGGGTGTTCGAGCTGGACGAAGAGGCCGACCTGTCCGAGACCCTGATGCCTTGGGTCGCCGGCTTCGCGCTGGCCACCGAGCTGTTCCCGGCCCTGATGCAGCAGGACGGCCTGGCCCTGCTGGAACCGCTGGCCATGCTCTACATGCACCTGGACCCCGAGGACCTGGAAGATGCCGACGAGCTGCTCGAGGAGATCGAGTCGCTGGAGCCGCCCGAGGACCTGGAGGCCGCGGTCGAAAGCCTGGTCGTCGCCACCCTGCTGCTGGCCGACGTGAGCCGGCCCCAAAGGGAGGCGTCAATGAAAACGGCGGCCCGCAGGCCGCCGCCGAGGAAGGGCCCGCCACGGGGCCGCTACTGA